One Molothrus aeneus isolate 106 chromosome 6, BPBGC_Maene_1.0, whole genome shotgun sequence genomic window carries:
- the ASCL2 gene encoding achaete-scute homolog 2, with the protein MNGGALPPLPPAAARGRRRPASPELLRCKRRLAFAALPGTGAAAAAAVARRNERERNRVRLVNLGFAALRQHVPHGAASKKMSKVETLRSAVEYIRALQRLLDEHDSAASFPDGRGRVAVGEVGGGGGGYSSASPSFASSAPGSPCSSEESGYDVALSPEERELLDFTSWLGSY; encoded by the coding sequence ATGAACGGCGGGGCTctgccgccgctgccccccGCCGCAGCCCGCGGCCGCCGGCGGCCCGCCTCCCCCGAGCTGCTGCGCTGCAAGCGCCGCCTGGCTTTCGCCGCCCTGCCGGGcaccggggcggcggcggcggccgccgtGGCCCGTCGGAACGAGCGGGAGCGCAACCGCGTGCGGCTCGTCAACCTGGGCTTCGCCGCCCTCCGCCAGCACGTCCCCCACGGCGCCGCCAGCAAGAAGATGAGCAAGGTGGAGACCCTCCGCTCCGCCGTCGAGTACATCCGCGCCCTGCAGCGGCTCCTCGACGAGCACGACTCCGCCGCCTCTTTCCCCGACGGTCGCGGGCGCGTGGCCGTCGGGGAAgttggcggcggcggcggcggctacTCCTCCGCTTCTCCCTCCTTCGCATCCTCCGCGCCCGGCTCGCCGTGCTCCTCCGAGGAGAGCGGCTACGACGTGGCGCTGAGCCCCGAGGAGCGGGAGCTGCTGGACTTCACCAGCTGGCTGGGGAGCTACTGA